Proteins found in one Labrenzia sp. VG12 genomic segment:
- a CDS encoding invasion associated locus B family protein yields the protein MMKAKSLVLALAGLAVSSAAAFAQTPTLLKQHKDWAAYALTGGSGKVCYALTKPTTMLPGDRNHGDVFFFVTSRPAEGVSSEPSLLVGYPFKDKSTVTVDVDGKGFNLFTNNDGAWVENAATEAQLVAAMKAGREMTVNGESSRGTRTTYKFSLSGVTAAINTAAGACR from the coding sequence ATGATGAAGGCAAAATCGCTGGTTCTGGCCCTTGCAGGTCTAGCCGTTTCGAGTGCAGCGGCTTTCGCACAAACCCCGACGCTTCTGAAGCAGCACAAGGATTGGGCGGCCTATGCGTTGACGGGCGGCAGCGGCAAAGTGTGTTACGCGCTGACGAAGCCGACCACCATGCTTCCGGGCGACCGCAATCATGGCGATGTCTTCTTCTTCGTGACCTCACGTCCGGCTGAAGGCGTCAGTTCCGAACCCAGCCTGCTGGTCGGTTATCCCTTCAAGGACAAGTCCACGGTGACGGTGGATGTCGACGGCAAGGGCTTCAACCTGTTCACCAACAACGATGGTGCCTGGGTCGAGAATGCCGCAACTGAAGCGCAGCTGGTCGCTGCGATGAAGGCCGGCCGCGAAATGACAGTCAACGGCGAGTCCAGCCGTGGGACCCGGACCACCTACAAATTCTCGCTCTCCGGCGTGACCGCCGCGATCAATACGGCGGCCGGCGCCTGCCGCTGA